One stretch of Arachis hypogaea cultivar Tifrunner chromosome 20, arahy.Tifrunner.gnm2.J5K5, whole genome shotgun sequence DNA includes these proteins:
- the LOC112784216 gene encoding tocopherol cyclase, chloroplastic, with the protein MASTFFNNLLATPKAHPIMCTATTQSQQPTPPATYSPTPPNRQLRTPHSGYHFDGSARKFFEGWYFKVSIPERRQSFCFMYSVESPSFPRKLTPFEVTQYGPRFTGVGAQILGADDKYICQFSEESQNFWGDRHELILGNTFVAKNNSRPPNKELPPQEFDNKVLQGFQVTPLWHQGFIRDDRRSNYVETVETARWEYSTRPVYGWGDVGSAQKSTAGWLAAFPVFEPHWQICMAGGLSTGWIEWDGERIEFNNAPSYSEKNWGGGFPRRWFWVQCNVFEGGSGEIALTAAGGLRQIPGITETYENAALIGVHYAGIFYEFVPWNGVVNWEVNPWGYWFMSADNGRHVVELEARTDDPGTTLRAPTMEAGLAPACKDTCFGILKLQIWERRYDGSKGKLILDVSSNMAALEVGGGPWFSPWKGQTSTPAVLKRALELPIDVDGFFNAVPLFKPPGL; encoded by the exons ATGGCATCCACCTTCTTCAACAACCTTCTTGCAACACCCAAAGCACATCCTATCATGTGCACTGCAACAACCCAATCTCAACAACCCACGCCACCTGCCACCTACTCCCCCACTCCTCCCAACCGCCAACTTCGCACCCCTCACAGCGG GTACCATTTTGATGGGAGTGCTCGCAAGTTCTTTGAGGGATGGTACTTCAAGGTCTCCATTCCCGAACGCCGCCAGAGCTTCTGTTTTATGTACTCCGTCGAGAGCCCTTCTTTTCCCAGGAAACTCACGCCCTTCGAGGTGACACAGTACGGACCTAGGTTCACTGGCGTCGGGGCGCAAATTCTTGGTGCTGATGACAAGTACATTTGCCAATTCTCAGAGGAATCGCAAAATTTCTGGGGAG ATCGTCATGAACTGATTCTGGGGAACACCTTTGTGGCCAAGAACAATTCGAGACCTCCAAACAAGGAGCTTCCCCCTCAG GAATTTGATAATAAAGTGCTGCAAGGTTTTCAAGTTACCCCGCTTTGGCATCAAGGTTTCATTCGTGATGATAGAAG GTCAAATTATGTAGAAACAGTGGAGACAGCTCGTTGGGAATATAGTACACGCCCTGTTTATGGTTGGGGCGATGTTGGGTCTGCACAGAAGTCTACAGCTGGCTGGCTTGCAGCTTTTCCTGTTTTTGAACCTCACTGGCAAATATGCATGGCGGGTGGATTATCAACAG GTTGGATAGAGTGGGATGGCGAGAGGATTGAGTTTAATAATGCCCCATCTTATTCAGAAAAGAATTGGGGTGGAGGATTCCCAAGAAGATGGTTTTgg GTTCAATGTAATGTCTTTGAAGGTGGTAGTGGAGAAATTGCACTTACAGCTGCTGGTGGTTTGAGGCAAATTCCTGGAATAACAGAGACTTATGAAAATGCTGCACTG ATTGGAGTTCATTATGCTGGAATCTTTTATGAATTTGTGCCATGGAATGGTGTTGTTAACTGGGAAGTTAATCCGTGGGGTTATTGGTTTATGTCAGCAGACAATGGCAGACATGTG GTTGAATTAGAAGCAAGAACAGATGATCCCGGTACCACATTACGCGCTCCAACAATGGAAGCTGGCCTTGCCCCAGCGTGTAAAGATACATGTTTCGGAATTCTAAAGTTACAAATTTGGGAACGAAGATACGACGGCAGCAAGGGAAAG TTGATACTGGATGTTTCGAGTAACATGGCAGCTTTAGAAGTAGGAGGAGGTCCATGGTTCAGCCCTTGGAAGGGTCAGACATCAACTCCAGCTGTCCTTAAGCGTGCTCTTGAACTGCCAATCGATGTAGATGGCTTTTTCAATGCAGTTCCTCTGTTTAAGCCACCAGGCTTGTAA